A single region of the Rhodospirillales bacterium genome encodes:
- a CDS encoding VWA domain-containing protein — translation MASRLRIARLEPSAYVPLASDAAATSELHGRLQAVIRRHLPPITASLFAAPAPTADGRFVEWYSDLAGQPVPLPRLPEADRDAARSLLHDRLSSLRELAERLPAVDPNAADLALPLRQALAYPSDDNVFVVGGQPVITFWGHGAASGAPPAGLPPGTAVAADDGAPGVRPPGVPPTGVSGGPSAAAASGDAAAASGRGGMAWWLWLLVALALAAALAVGAWWYFRDLRWPPWVDYQGLYEAAVDEEARLQQEVDRLESGLRQRLQRCALQGDLMAAVSEEAALLERVDVLQTEVVRALELCPLRRQVETAAADGAALGGRVGELEATLAETLEACRRAAEEAERLAAEQARRGAEEEARRKAEADAERRREETARRQAQQPPPAAAVPPPTTPPGLPPCPGERPPEDAPDVAIVLDSSGSMSMPANMSATNIMGGILGGLLGLPGGAIPSGPSRLQSAKEAVNKVVGGLPTDVDVGLAVLEDCPRARNYGFFPGSDRQRLYRTVSGLQPMKQTPLADGISQAGSMVDGVRAPAVIVVVSDGRDTCRGDPCAVARALKSRKPKLTINVVDIVGDGASNCIARATGGRVLTPQSGMAFEQTIKKATEEAQKPAHCK, via the coding sequence ATGGCCAGCCGGCTGCGCATCGCCCGTTTGGAGCCGTCCGCGTATGTGCCGCTGGCGAGCGACGCAGCGGCGACCTCGGAGCTGCACGGGCGGCTGCAGGCAGTCATTCGTCGGCACTTGCCGCCGATCACCGCGTCGCTGTTTGCGGCGCCGGCGCCGACGGCGGATGGCCGCTTCGTGGAGTGGTATTCGGACCTCGCGGGACAACCGGTGCCCTTGCCGAGGCTGCCCGAGGCGGACCGGGATGCGGCCCGCAGCCTCCTCCACGACCGACTGTCGTCGCTGCGGGAGTTGGCGGAGCGTCTGCCGGCAGTTGATCCGAACGCCGCCGATCTGGCCCTGCCGCTGCGACAAGCGCTTGCTTATCCGAGCGACGACAACGTCTTCGTCGTCGGCGGGCAGCCGGTGATCACATTCTGGGGACATGGCGCCGCAAGCGGAGCTCCGCCGGCCGGTCTGCCGCCGGGAACTGCGGTTGCGGCCGATGATGGTGCCCCGGGTGTTCGTCCCCCGGGTGTTCCTCCAACGGGAGTGTCGGGCGGGCCGTCGGCAGCCGCGGCGTCGGGCGACGCCGCCGCGGCGAGCGGTCGCGGCGGGATGGCTTGGTGGCTGTGGTTGTTGGTCGCGCTTGCGCTGGCGGCGGCGCTGGCGGTGGGCGCCTGGTGGTACTTCCGGGATCTGCGGTGGCCGCCGTGGGTCGACTACCAGGGCCTGTACGAGGCGGCTGTCGACGAGGAGGCCCGACTTCAGCAGGAGGTCGACCGTCTAGAATCAGGCTTGCGGCAACGGCTGCAACGATGCGCGCTGCAAGGCGATCTCATGGCGGCCGTCAGCGAGGAGGCCGCACTCCTGGAGCGGGTCGACGTCCTGCAGACGGAGGTGGTGCGAGCGCTGGAGTTGTGTCCGCTGCGGCGTCAGGTCGAAACCGCCGCGGCAGATGGCGCCGCGCTGGGCGGCCGCGTCGGAGAACTGGAGGCGACGCTGGCGGAGACGCTGGAGGCTTGCCGGCGGGCGGCGGAGGAGGCCGAGCGGCTGGCGGCGGAACAGGCGCGGCGCGGCGCGGAGGAGGAGGCGCGGCGTAAGGCCGAGGCCGACGCGGAGCGGCGGCGGGAGGAGACGGCACGACGCCAGGCCCAACAGCCTCCGCCAGCGGCGGCGGTGCCGCCACCCACGACGCCGCCGGGACTGCCGCCGTGTCCCGGCGAGCGGCCGCCGGAAGACGCGCCGGACGTGGCCATCGTGCTCGACTCGTCGGGCAGCATGAGCATGCCTGCCAACATGAGCGCAACGAACATCATGGGCGGCATTCTCGGCGGCCTGCTCGGCCTGCCGGGCGGCGCCATTCCCAGCGGGCCGTCGCGGCTGCAGTCCGCGAAGGAGGCGGTCAACAAGGTCGTGGGCGGCCTTCCCACCGACGTGGACGTCGGTCTGGCGGTGCTGGAGGATTGCCCGCGCGCTAGAAACTACGGCTTTTTCCCGGGCTCGGACCGGCAGCGGCTATACCGGACGGTCAGTGGTCTCCAGCCGATGAAGCAGACGCCGTTGGCGGACGGCATCAGTCAGGCGGGAAGCATGGTCGATGGCGTGCGGGCGCCGGCGGTGATCGTCGTCGTCTCCGACGGCCGCGACACCTGCCGCGGCGACCCCTGCGCCGTCGCCCGCGCCCTGAAGAGCCGGAAGCCCAAGCTGACCATCAACGTGGTCGACATTGTCGGTGACGGCGCCTCCAACTGCATCGCTCGAGCGACGGGCGGGCGCGTGCTGACGCCGCAAAGCGGCATGGCGTTCGAGCAAACCATCAAGAAGGCGACCGAGGAAGCGCAGAAACCGGCGCATTGCAAATGA
- the murA gene encoding UDP-N-acetylglucosamine 1-carboxyvinyltransferase, which translates to MDRILIRGGRPLTGTIAIAGAKNAALPLMAASLLTDETLELHNLPQLADVATMAHLLGEMGVAITMNGNAPDGHAGRVLGLRAGGVTHTTAPYDLVRKMRASVLVLGPMVARLGRARVSLPGGCAIGPRPVDLHLNALRQLGARIDIANGYVEAEAPGGLSGAHVVFPAVTVGGTENILMAATLARGETVIANAAREPEIGDLARCLAAMGAEIDGIGTDTLKVKGRDLLHGARHQVLPDRIETGTYAVAAAIAGGSVELTGTRLELIETVAAVLTAAGVAIEEADDGFRVSSLNGPVRGVDVMTEPYPGFPTDMQAQVMALMTVARGAAMITETVFENRFMHVPELCRMGADINVHGASAIVRGVPRLSGAPVMATDLRASVSLVLAGLAAHGETILNRVYHLDRGYERIEDKLAACGADIERIKD; encoded by the coding sequence ATGGATCGCATTCTCATCCGCGGCGGCAGGCCGCTCACCGGTACCATTGCCATTGCCGGCGCCAAGAACGCCGCCCTGCCGTTGATGGCGGCGAGCCTGCTAACGGACGAGACGCTGGAGCTGCACAACCTGCCCCAGCTCGCCGATGTCGCTACCATGGCCCATCTGCTCGGCGAGATGGGCGTTGCCATCACCATGAACGGCAACGCGCCCGACGGCCATGCCGGCCGGGTGCTGGGCCTTCGCGCCGGCGGCGTCACTCACACCACAGCCCCCTACGATCTGGTTCGCAAGATGCGCGCCTCGGTTCTGGTCCTCGGGCCGATGGTGGCGCGGCTTGGACGGGCGCGGGTCTCCCTGCCCGGCGGCTGCGCCATCGGTCCGCGACCGGTCGATCTGCACTTGAACGCACTCCGCCAGCTCGGCGCCCGCATCGACATCGCCAACGGCTACGTGGAAGCTGAGGCGCCGGGGGGGCTTTCCGGCGCGCACGTGGTGTTCCCGGCAGTCACGGTCGGCGGCACCGAAAACATCCTGATGGCGGCGACGCTCGCCCGCGGCGAGACGGTGATCGCCAACGCCGCCCGCGAGCCGGAGATCGGCGACCTCGCCCGGTGCCTGGCCGCCATGGGCGCGGAAATCGACGGCATCGGCACCGACACGTTGAAGGTCAAGGGGCGGGATCTGCTGCACGGGGCGCGCCATCAGGTGCTGCCCGACCGCATCGAGACGGGAACATACGCCGTTGCCGCGGCGATCGCCGGCGGCTCTGTCGAGCTGACCGGGACGCGGCTGGAGCTGATTGAGACGGTCGCCGCGGTGCTCACGGCGGCCGGCGTGGCGATCGAGGAGGCGGACGACGGATTTCGCGTGTCGAGCTTGAATGGCCCGGTGCGCGGCGTCGACGTGATGACCGAGCCGTACCCCGGCTTTCCCACCGACATGCAGGCCCAGGTCATGGCGCTGATGACGGTCGCCCGCGGGGCGGCGATGATCACCGAGACGGTGTTCGAGAACCGCTTCATGCATGTGCCCGAGCTGTGCCGGATGGGGGCGGACATCAACGTACACGGCGCTTCGGCGATCGTGCGCGGCGTTCCGCGGCTCTCCGGCGCGCCGGTCATGGCGACCGACCTGCGCGCATCGGTGTCCCTGGTGCTGGCCGGCCTTGCGGCCCACGGCGAGACCATCCTCAACCGCGTATACCATCTCGACCGCGGCTATGAGCGGATCGAGGACAAGCTTGCCGCCTGCGGCGCCGACATCGAGCGCATCAAGGACTGA
- a CDS encoding ATP phosphoribosyltransferase encodes MEPLDARDKLILALPKGRILREVMPLLAHVGIVPEPAFDDEASRKLRFATSVPTIDVIRVRSFDVATFVAFGAAHLGVAGSDVLMEFDYAEVYAPLDLGVGLCRLAVAEPEELSAEDDPASWSHVRVATKYPLITGRHFAGRGVQAECIRLSGAIELAPALGLCERIVDLVSSGDTLRANGLIEVETIAHISSRLCVNRTAWKTRPAEIGDWLDRFREAHGADAA; translated from the coding sequence ATGGAGCCGTTGGACGCCCGCGACAAACTGATCCTGGCGTTGCCGAAAGGGCGCATCCTCCGCGAGGTCATGCCCCTGTTGGCTCACGTCGGGATCGTGCCTGAACCGGCCTTCGACGACGAGGCGAGTCGCAAGCTCCGCTTCGCCACCAGCGTGCCGACGATCGACGTCATCCGGGTGCGGAGCTTCGACGTCGCCACCTTCGTCGCCTTCGGCGCCGCCCACTTGGGGGTCGCCGGCAGCGACGTGCTCATGGAGTTCGACTATGCAGAAGTGTATGCACCCCTCGATCTCGGCGTCGGGCTGTGCCGCTTGGCCGTCGCTGAGCCCGAGGAACTGAGTGCAGAAGACGATCCCGCGAGCTGGAGCCACGTGCGCGTCGCCACCAAGTACCCGCTAATCACCGGCCGCCATTTTGCCGGCCGCGGCGTCCAGGCGGAGTGCATCCGACTGTCGGGAGCGATCGAGCTTGCGCCGGCGCTCGGCCTCTGCGAACGGATCGTCGATCTCGTCTCCAGCGGCGACACGTTGCGCGCCAACGGCCTGATCGAGGTGGAGACCATCGCGCACATCTCCTCGCGCCTCTGCGTCAACCGCACTGCTTGGAAGACGCGGCCGGCCGAGATCGGAGACTGGCTTGACCGGTTTCGGGAGGCGCACGGTGCCGACGCGGCTTGA
- the hisD gene encoding histidinol dehydrogenase translates to MIASKREAEAHVGDTVAAILADVRERGDVALMEYTRRFDDPELTLDRLRVTERDIAAALDACDPEAVAVLEMAAARIADFHTRQKPADLDYTDAAGVRLGARWTPIAACGLYVPGGTAAYPSSVLMNAVPATVAGVERMVMVVPAPGGALNPLVLAAARIAGVSEIWRIGGAQAIAALAYGTASIRAVDKIVGPGNAYVAAAKRQVFGVVGIDMIAGPSEVLVVADGGCDPSWIAIDLMAQAEHDASAQSILITDDERVADRVAAEVEAHLRTLARGAIARQSWEEHGCIIVVGDLDQAPALIDRVAPEHLQLAVAAPEALAAKVRNAGAIFLGSLTPEAVGDYVAGPNHVLPTAGSARFSSGLGTLDFMKRSTIIGCSAEGLAAIGPAAVVLAEAEGLDAHARSVALRLNRPVRAPGR, encoded by the coding sequence ATGATCGCGAGCAAGCGCGAGGCCGAGGCCCACGTCGGAGATACGGTGGCGGCGATCCTCGCCGACGTCCGTGAGCGCGGCGACGTGGCGCTGATGGAGTACACGCGCCGCTTCGACGATCCGGAACTGACCCTCGACCGGCTGCGGGTGACGGAACGGGATATTGCGGCGGCGCTCGACGCGTGCGATCCCGAAGCCGTGGCAGTCCTGGAAATGGCGGCGGCCCGCATCGCCGATTTCCATACCCGCCAGAAGCCGGCGGACCTCGACTACACCGACGCGGCCGGCGTTCGCCTCGGCGCCCGCTGGACGCCCATCGCCGCCTGCGGCCTCTACGTGCCGGGCGGCACCGCCGCCTACCCGTCGTCGGTGCTGATGAACGCGGTGCCGGCGACGGTGGCCGGGGTCGAGCGCATGGTGATGGTGGTGCCGGCGCCCGGCGGCGCCCTCAATCCGCTGGTGCTGGCGGCGGCGCGCATCGCCGGGGTCAGCGAAATCTGGCGCATCGGCGGCGCCCAGGCCATCGCTGCGCTGGCCTACGGCACCGCAAGCATCCGCGCCGTCGACAAGATCGTCGGTCCCGGCAATGCCTATGTCGCCGCCGCCAAGAGGCAGGTGTTCGGGGTGGTCGGCATCGACATGATCGCCGGCCCGTCGGAGGTGCTGGTCGTGGCCGACGGCGGGTGCGATCCGTCGTGGATCGCCATCGACCTGATGGCCCAGGCCGAGCATGACGCTTCTGCCCAGTCGATCCTGATCACGGACGACGAGCGTGTCGCCGATCGCGTGGCGGCGGAGGTGGAGGCGCACCTCCGAACTCTCGCCCGCGGCGCCATCGCCCGGCAGAGCTGGGAGGAGCACGGCTGCATCATCGTTGTTGGTGATCTGGACCAGGCGCCGGCGCTGATCGACCGGGTGGCGCCGGAGCACCTGCAGCTTGCGGTCGCCGCGCCCGAAGCTTTGGCTGCGAAAGTCCGGAATGCCGGCGCGATCTTTCTCGGGAGCCTCACTCCGGAAGCGGTCGGCGATTACGTCGCCGGCCCCAACCACGTCCTGCCGACGGCTGGCAGCGCCCGCTTCTCGTCCGGCCTCGGAACCCTTGATTTCATGAAGCGGAGCACAATCATCGGCTGCAGCGCCGAAGGGCTCGCCGCCATCGGCCCGGCGGCAGTCGTGCTCGCCGAAGCCGAAGGGCTCGACGCACACGCGCGGTCGGTGGCGCTCCGCCTCAACAGACCCGTCCGGGCGCCCGGCCGCTGA
- a CDS encoding UPF0262 family protein: MADAARDPRHRIAQVHLEEPVRIRLSAQVEHERRAALFDLIEENHFALCNGEAGPYVLHLGIEEGERLAFDIRDHAERPLARFTLPLRALRRIIKDYFLVLDSYFKSIKTATPSRIEAIDMGRRGLHNDGAELLRARLADTADMDLDTARRLFTLICVLHIRA, translated from the coding sequence GTGGCCGACGCGGCTCGAGACCCGAGACATCGCATCGCGCAAGTGCACCTGGAAGAGCCGGTGCGGATCCGCCTGAGCGCGCAGGTTGAGCACGAGCGCCGCGCCGCCCTCTTCGACCTGATCGAGGAGAACCACTTCGCGCTCTGCAACGGAGAAGCCGGCCCTTACGTTCTGCACCTGGGGATCGAAGAAGGCGAGCGGCTCGCGTTCGATATCCGGGACCATGCCGAGCGGCCGCTCGCCCGCTTCACGCTGCCGCTGCGAGCGCTGCGGCGCATCATCAAGGACTACTTCCTGGTCCTCGACAGCTACTTCAAATCCATCAAGACTGCCACTCCGAGCCGCATCGAGGCCATCGACATGGGGCGGCGCGGCCTCCACAACGACGGCGCCGAGTTGCTGCGCGCGCGCCTCGCCGACACGGCCGACATGGACCTCGATACGGCGCGGCGGCTGTTCACGCTGATCTGCGTCCTGCACATTCGGGCCTGA
- a CDS encoding arsenate reductase ArsC: protein MVRKSAELPSAVLFACTSNAIRSPMAEGILKQLLGQRVFVDSVGVRDGRLDLFAVAVMEEIGIDITRHRPKTFDDLEDESFDEIISLSPEAHHRAVEVTRVMACETIYWNTLDPSLGEASREMRLHAFRGVRDDLIRRIQDRFRGVPMADL, encoded by the coding sequence ATGGTCCGGAAATCCGCCGAGCTACCGTCCGCAGTGCTGTTCGCGTGCACCAGCAACGCCATCCGCTCGCCGATGGCCGAGGGCATCCTCAAGCAACTCCTCGGCCAAAGGGTGTTCGTGGACTCGGTGGGCGTGCGCGACGGACGGCTTGACCTGTTCGCGGTGGCGGTGATGGAGGAGATCGGCATCGACATCACCCGCCATCGGCCGAAAACCTTCGATGACCTGGAGGACGAGTCGTTCGACGAAATCATCTCGCTGTCGCCCGAAGCCCACCACCGGGCCGTGGAGGTGACGCGGGTGATGGCGTGCGAGACGATCTACTGGAATACCCTCGATCCAAGCCTTGGGGAAGCGAGCCGGGAGATGCGCCTCCACGCCTTCCGTGGCGTGCGCGACGATCTCATCCGACGCATTCAGGACCGCTTTCGCGGGGTGCCGATGGCCGATTTGTGA
- the infA gene encoding translation initiation factor IF-1 codes for MAKEGIMEFTGVVTELLPNAMFRVKLENNHEVLAHTAGRMRKNRIRVLAGDRVNVEMTPYDLSKGRITFRYK; via the coding sequence ATGGCCAAAGAAGGAATCATGGAGTTTACCGGTGTCGTGACCGAGCTTCTGCCGAATGCGATGTTTCGGGTGAAGCTCGAGAATAATCATGAGGTGTTGGCGCACACTGCGGGGCGCATGCGCAAGAATCGCATCCGGGTCCTGGCTGGCGATCGGGTAAACGTGGAGATGACGCCGTACGACCTGTCCAAGGGCCGCATCACCTTCCGCTACAAATGA
- the maf gene encoding septum formation protein Maf: MPRLVLASASPRRRDLLAQIGVVPAAVLPAEVDERPVRNELPRALAARLAEAKARAVAERCADAFVLGADTVVACGRRVLPKTVDAAEARQCLALLSGRRHRVYGGVTIFAPGGRTASRLVLTMVAFKRLTKDEVEGYIASEEWRDKAGAYAIQGLAATFVRHINGSYSNVVGLPLFETAALLNGLGFCRGPRMQQTCDQTGRADHD, translated from the coding sequence CTGCCGCGTCTGGTCCTGGCGTCGGCATCGCCGCGGCGGCGGGATTTGCTGGCGCAGATCGGTGTCGTGCCCGCGGCGGTGCTCCCGGCCGAGGTCGACGAGCGCCCGGTGCGCAATGAGCTGCCGCGCGCGTTGGCGGCGCGACTCGCCGAGGCCAAGGCGCGGGCCGTCGCGGAAAGGTGCGCCGACGCGTTCGTTCTCGGCGCCGACACCGTCGTCGCCTGCGGCCGTCGGGTGCTTCCGAAGACCGTCGACGCGGCCGAGGCGCGGCAGTGTCTGGCACTGCTGTCGGGTCGCCGACACCGGGTGTATGGCGGCGTCACCATCTTTGCGCCCGGGGGCCGCACCGCCAGCCGGCTGGTGCTGACCATGGTCGCGTTCAAGCGCCTGACGAAGGACGAGGTGGAAGGCTACATCGCCTCGGAAGAATGGCGGGACAAGGCCGGCGCCTACGCCATACAGGGGCTCGCCGCCACTTTCGTCCGTCACATCAACGGCTCCTACTCCAACGTTGTCGGGCTGCCGCTGTTCGAAACGGCGGCGCTGCTGAACGGATTGGGGTTCTGCCGCGGCCCTCGGATGCAACAGACTTGCGATCAGACCGGGCGCGCGGATCATGATTGA
- a CDS encoding ribonuclease E/G produces MIDAILVSASPGETRVACLDEAGQLLRLIVERVGDGLRVGDIVLGRVIKVMSAVDAALVDVGEANPGFLGLAEARPVDRHAGRIGDFVTQGDTLVVQVLRQAEGDKGAKLTRRPAGVAGAPDGVSPPVLLRRAPGAAMAAVAEHGGQSRCRILVDDGRIAAELRAGVPSLADRIEVPGASYSLFTAEGVDEQVEALLSPLVRLPGGGRISIHETEALVAIDVDTGGAEHGGRDRTALAVNLEAAAAIARQLTLREVGGHIVIDFVPMRSRGDRKHVLAALRHGLDGDPRPVQLAGFTSLGLVELTRARTGPSLTCRLTARCPSCEGGRVKAPLTVALEALRAVMVEDRARPGAAWAIEAPAAVLSALSGNAAPARHEAEARLGRPLSLVVREDMAADRFAVTAAAAATVEPANERKTRLR; encoded by the coding sequence ATGATTGACGCAATCCTGGTGTCCGCATCGCCGGGCGAAACCCGCGTCGCCTGTCTCGATGAGGCCGGCCAACTGTTGCGGCTGATTGTCGAGCGCGTCGGTGACGGGTTGCGCGTCGGCGACATCGTCCTCGGCCGGGTGATCAAGGTCATGTCGGCCGTGGACGCCGCGCTCGTCGACGTCGGTGAGGCTAACCCGGGGTTCCTCGGTCTCGCCGAAGCGCGGCCAGTCGACCGCCACGCGGGCCGGATCGGCGACTTCGTGACACAAGGGGACACGCTGGTGGTGCAGGTGCTGCGCCAAGCCGAAGGAGACAAAGGCGCCAAGCTGACCCGACGTCCGGCCGGCGTTGCAGGTGCACCGGACGGCGTCAGCCCGCCTGTTCTGCTCCGACGTGCACCGGGCGCGGCGATGGCGGCGGTGGCGGAGCATGGTGGTCAATCGCGCTGCCGCATCCTCGTCGACGACGGACGGATTGCGGCGGAGCTTCGCGCAGGCGTGCCGTCTCTGGCCGACCGGATCGAGGTGCCGGGCGCCTCATACTCATTGTTCACCGCAGAGGGCGTCGATGAGCAGGTGGAGGCGCTGCTGTCGCCGTTGGTCCGCCTTCCCGGGGGCGGTCGGATCAGCATCCACGAAACCGAGGCCCTGGTGGCGATCGACGTGGACACCGGCGGCGCCGAACACGGCGGTCGCGACCGAACGGCCTTGGCGGTGAATCTCGAGGCGGCCGCGGCTATCGCCCGGCAGTTGACGTTACGAGAGGTGGGCGGCCATATCGTCATCGATTTCGTGCCGATGCGCTCGCGCGGCGACCGCAAGCATGTTCTGGCGGCATTGCGGCACGGACTGGACGGCGATCCACGGCCGGTGCAACTCGCCGGCTTTACAAGCCTGGGGCTGGTCGAATTGACGCGCGCCCGCACCGGCCCGTCGCTGACGTGTCGCCTTACGGCGCGCTGTCCTTCGTGCGAAGGCGGAAGGGTGAAAGCGCCTCTGACGGTGGCGCTGGAGGCTCTGCGGGCGGTCATGGTCGAGGACCGGGCGCGTCCCGGCGCCGCCTGGGCGATCGAGGCGCCGGCGGCGGTGCTGTCGGCTCTTTCTGGAAATGCAGCGCCGGCGCGGCACGAGGCCGAGGCGCGCCTCGGGCGGCCGCTCAGCCTGGTGGTCCGGGAGGATATGGCGGCGGACCGCTTCGCTGTAACGGCGGCCGCCGCTGCCACCGTCGAACCCGCCAACGAACGAAAGACCCGCCTGCGATGA
- the yacG gene encoding DNA gyrase inhibitor YacG, protein MTDDSGAKVTPLPRRRRRCPICGKPATTALRPFCSKRCADVDLGRWLGEVYRVPVEEEDGGLPDDHPENEP, encoded by the coding sequence ATGACCGACGACAGCGGCGCCAAGGTGACGCCTCTTCCCCGGCGCCGGCGGCGTTGCCCCATCTGTGGCAAACCCGCCACGACGGCGTTGCGTCCGTTCTGTTCAAAACGCTGCGCCGACGTGGACCTTGGGCGCTGGCTCGGCGAAGTCTACCGGGTGCCGGTCGAGGAAGAGGACGGCGGGCTCCCCGATGATCACCCGGAGAATGAACCTTGA
- a CDS encoding heme-binding protein: MFGVRSGTEQASYEVVARLDDNTEVRRYPPQLAAETAVAAPDESSGRNKAFRALFNYISGANRSQMTVAMTAPVETKPAPAKIAMTAPVETTAQASGPYVMRFFLPAGFTPETAPEPTDPTVRIVEVPERTMAVLRFSGSRGSTSVARHANELDRVVAGSRWRAVGEPMTLFYDPPWTISFLRRNEVAVPVTGTKQRGARFERFMTKRLSLQYVACYIGSGKGFTDRGTFLVFPT; encoded by the coding sequence TTGTTCGGCGTACGCTCGGGAACCGAGCAGGCCTCCTACGAGGTTGTCGCCCGACTCGATGACAACACCGAGGTGCGTCGCTACCCGCCGCAGTTGGCCGCCGAGACGGCCGTCGCGGCGCCGGACGAGAGCAGCGGACGCAACAAGGCGTTTCGGGCTCTCTTCAACTACATCTCGGGCGCCAATCGATCTCAGATGACGGTGGCGATGACGGCGCCGGTCGAGACCAAACCCGCGCCCGCGAAGATCGCGATGACGGCGCCGGTCGAGACCACGGCGCAGGCCTCGGGACCTTACGTTATGCGGTTCTTTCTGCCGGCCGGATTCACGCCGGAAACGGCGCCGGAACCGACCGACCCCACGGTGCGCATCGTCGAGGTGCCTGAGCGGACGATGGCCGTCCTGCGCTTCAGTGGGTCGCGAGGCTCGACAAGTGTCGCCCGTCACGCGAACGAACTCGACCGGGTTGTCGCAGGATCCCGATGGCGTGCGGTCGGTGAGCCGATGACCCTTTTCTACGATCCGCCGTGGACGATCTCCTTCCTGCGACGCAACGAGGTTGCGGTCCCGGTAACCGGGACGAAGCAACGGGGCGCCCGGTTCGAGAGGTTCATGACCAAGCGCCTGTCGCTTCAGTACGTCGCTTGCTACATCGGATCTGGAAAAGGGTTCACGGACAGGGGCACCTTCCTTGTCTTTCCAACTTGA
- a CDS encoding entericidin A/B family lipoprotein produces MKNILAMLALFAALGTAACNTTAGIGEDIEATGDAISDTAKDTKKKM; encoded by the coding sequence ATGAAGAACATACTGGCGATGTTGGCGCTGTTCGCGGCGCTTGGAACGGCAGCGTGCAACACCACGGCGGGCATCGGGGAAGACATAGAAGCCACCGGCGACGCCATCAGCGATACGGCGAAGGACACGAAAAAGAAAATGTAG
- a CDS encoding AI-2E family transporter has translation MDLHDSSTAPSPLTTIERSTGGQASPGGRALVSAAVVLAVLAAIYTLYLGETFLAPTFTAAVLALMIAPIPRALERIHIPAGIAAAVSVFGSVLAVIALLLLLTPTVQEWVDRAPEVLRSVENKLRQVKQSVEAVKEATEQVTEAATVDADPQVDKVVIAEGGLLTDVALTAPGIAVQMTYTTVLMFFLLLERKRLKRFAVGLPRRFPLRLRIARMLREIGKSVSTYLFTVACINIGLGMCTAAVLYLLGVPSAPLWGAGMAVLNFIPYLGPAVMLGVIGMVGLTTFDTIGHALLPVIAVFGLNVIESQFVLPFVVGKRAATSPLTIFLAVAFGGWMWGMLGSVLAVPTVIIAITALGYIRPRPVRVPRLEP, from the coding sequence ATGGACTTGCACGATTCCTCGACGGCACCATCGCCCCTGACGACGATCGAGCGATCGACCGGAGGGCAAGCAAGCCCCGGCGGCCGCGCGCTGGTGTCGGCGGCGGTAGTTTTGGCTGTCCTCGCCGCCATTTATACTCTCTATCTTGGCGAGACGTTCCTGGCGCCGACATTCACTGCCGCCGTACTCGCGCTGATGATTGCTCCGATCCCGCGTGCGTTGGAACGCATCCATATTCCCGCCGGCATCGCGGCGGCGGTAAGCGTCTTTGGTTCGGTGCTGGCCGTCATCGCGCTTCTATTGCTGCTGACACCGACAGTCCAGGAATGGGTCGATCGCGCACCGGAGGTGCTGAGGTCGGTCGAGAACAAGCTGCGTCAAGTCAAGCAATCAGTGGAAGCCGTTAAAGAGGCGACCGAACAGGTTACCGAAGCCGCCACCGTCGACGCGGACCCCCAGGTCGACAAGGTGGTTATCGCCGAAGGCGGCCTGTTGACCGACGTCGCGCTGACCGCGCCCGGGATCGCCGTGCAGATGACCTACACAACGGTTCTGATGTTTTTCCTGCTCCTGGAGCGCAAGCGGTTGAAGCGCTTCGCGGTCGGGTTGCCGCGACGGTTCCCGTTGCGATTGCGGATCGCGCGGATGTTGCGCGAGATCGGCAAGTCGGTCAGCACCTACCTGTTCACGGTCGCCTGCATCAATATCGGGCTCGGTATGTGCACCGCCGCCGTGCTCTATCTGCTCGGGGTGCCCTCGGCGCCACTGTGGGGCGCCGGAATGGCCGTCCTGAACTTCATCCCTTACTTGGGGCCGGCGGTGATGCTGGGGGTCATCGGGATGGTCGGTTTGACCACCTTCGATACCATCGGGCACGCGCTGCTGCCGGTGATCGCGGTGTTCGGCCTCAATGTGATCGAGTCACAATTCGTGCTGCCGTTCGTGGTCGGCAAGCGCGCCGCAACCAGCCCGCTGACCATTTTTCTCGCCGTGGCGTTCGGCGGGTGGATGTGGGGCATGCTGGGATCGGTTCTGGCGGTGCCGACGGTCATCATCGCCATTACCGCCCTCGGCTACATCCGCCCGCGGCCTGTACGCGTGCCTCGCTTGGAGCCATGA